A single region of the Prochlorococcus marinus str. MIT 0917 genome encodes:
- a CDS encoding DUF1651 domain-containing protein, producing the protein MQNESWLVKKDRVWAMRFFKDKHPDEDGTKYIRIHYACCRNRFLHGITPNVQLCESEKLTYETARVLWLCSVEAEWEVSKKPLWVTY; encoded by the coding sequence ATGCAAAATGAAAGTTGGCTAGTAAAAAAAGATCGAGTCTGGGCAATGAGGTTTTTTAAAGATAAACACCCTGACGAAGACGGCACTAAATATATAAGGATTCACTACGCTTGCTGCAGGAACAGATTCCTTCACGGCATTACTCCCAATGTTCAGTTGTGTGAAAGTGAGAAGTTAACTTATGAAACAGCAAGAGTCTTATGGTTGTGCTCGGTGGAAGCAGAATGGGAAGTTTCTAAGAAACCTTTATGGGTGACTTATTAA
- a CDS encoding TIGR01548 family HAD-type hydrolase — protein sequence MNNIGLILFDIDGVIRDVTNSYRLAIQETVHIFCGWRPSIEDIDSIKSEGCWNNDWDLSLEMINRHVQKNNLSFSAPSRKVLIECFENFYFGGDPNHDSSEWSGFIKDETLLVNQTLFDELTQRRIGWGFVSGAELPSAKFVLEQRLGLASAPLIAMGEAPEKPDPTGFISLSSKLSKKPLGFSNPPIAYIGDTVADVKTIINARIKIPDQKFISLAIAPPHLHVASSKEKRLRYESELRKAGADLIIKSMGNLRNEILNLFINQ from the coding sequence ATGAATAATATTGGCCTAATTTTATTTGATATCGATGGGGTTATTCGTGACGTAACCAACAGCTATCGATTAGCTATCCAAGAAACTGTACATATTTTTTGTGGGTGGAGACCCTCGATAGAAGATATTGATTCTATAAAAAGTGAAGGCTGCTGGAACAATGATTGGGATTTGAGCCTAGAAATGATCAATAGACATGTACAAAAAAACAATCTTTCTTTTTCAGCTCCGTCTAGAAAAGTATTAATTGAATGCTTTGAAAACTTTTATTTTGGTGGAGATCCAAACCATGACTCTAGTGAATGGTCAGGTTTTATTAAAGATGAAACATTATTAGTAAATCAAACACTTTTTGATGAATTAACCCAGCGAAGAATTGGTTGGGGTTTCGTAAGTGGAGCTGAACTACCATCAGCGAAATTCGTCTTAGAGCAGAGGCTCGGCTTAGCCTCTGCTCCCTTGATTGCAATGGGTGAAGCGCCTGAAAAACCTGATCCAACAGGATTTATTTCACTATCTTCTAAACTTTCAAAAAAACCTTTAGGCTTCTCAAACCCTCCAATTGCATATATTGGAGATACTGTTGCAGATGTTAAAACAATTATAAATGCTCGAATTAAAATCCCTGATCAGAAATTTATCAGTCTCGCTATTGCCCCCCCACATTTACATGTAGCTTCAAGTAAGGAGAAACGACTCAGATATGAATCAGAGTTGAGAAAAGCAGGTGCAGACTTGATTATTAAATCGATGGGCAATTTAAGAAATGAAATTCTAAATTTGTTCATAAACCAATAG
- a CDS encoding DUF3764 family protein, protein MALETTVFSFKISVPFEQWAAVYDIEENKQLMKEEKVVCIYRERKKEDPSSAVVIEQAEEGKSIAMFSNPEVRTLIEDAGDIYDSTVITSYLKS, encoded by the coding sequence GTGGCTCTTGAAACGACAGTATTCAGCTTTAAGATTTCTGTTCCGTTTGAGCAATGGGCAGCGGTCTATGACATTGAAGAAAACAAACAACTTATGAAAGAAGAAAAAGTTGTTTGTATTTATAGAGAGAGAAAAAAAGAGGATCCAAGTAGTGCCGTTGTTATAGAGCAAGCTGAAGAAGGTAAATCAATCGCAATGTTTTCCAATCCTGAAGTAAGAACTCTAATTGAGGACGCTGGAGACATCTATGATTCAACCGTCATCACTAGTTACTTAAAAAGTTAA
- a CDS encoding protein adenylyltransferase SelO family protein gives MSSTKAIQTTRTFSEFAKQADYSFMDSLAPDPQATDDGDDHLTREVFSGHYVPVTPTAIPKPEYVAHSKKLFNELGLSQELALDELFRRLFSGDISVATEPMRPVGWATGYALSIYGTEYTQQCPFGTGNGYGDGRAISVFEGLFNGKRWEMQLKGGGPTPYCRGADGRAVLRSSVREFLAQEYMQSLGVPTSRSLTLYVSKSETVRRPWYTKDSNSIDPDILVETPAAISTRVAPSFLRVGQIELFARRVRNNEHQDAMKELEMIVKHLIVRNYKEEIDPTLSFSNQVVELARSFRERLTSLVANWIRIGYCQGNFNSDNCAAGGFTLDYGPFGFCELFDPRFQPWTGGGEHFAFFNQQVAAAANYQMFWGAIRPLVTGNAKALDRLDNIRDGFTTVMNQKMENMWTKKLGLGTYDAPLVNEMLQLMVHTKVDYTIFFRKLSSIPKTLKDLKDSFYLPISEEIETKWINWLKSWRKHVIKSGDQNEISAKMKRINPKYTWREWLITPGYEIAEKGDYGLIKELQAVLDKPYEEQSLEVQKKYDRLKPKKYFGAGGVSHYSCSS, from the coding sequence ATGAGCAGTACTAAAGCTATTCAGACTACTAGAACTTTCTCTGAGTTTGCAAAACAAGCTGACTACTCATTCATGGATTCTCTCGCCCCTGATCCACAAGCAACGGATGATGGTGACGACCACCTAACAAGAGAAGTCTTTTCTGGTCACTATGTACCTGTCACTCCAACAGCAATTCCAAAACCAGAATATGTCGCTCACAGTAAAAAATTATTTAACGAGTTAGGCTTGAGTCAGGAACTAGCTCTAGATGAACTTTTTCGTCGTCTATTCTCCGGCGACATAAGTGTTGCAACAGAACCGATGCGACCAGTTGGCTGGGCTACCGGTTACGCACTATCTATCTATGGAACTGAATATACTCAGCAGTGCCCATTCGGGACAGGTAACGGGTATGGGGATGGGAGAGCTATTTCAGTATTTGAAGGTCTCTTTAATGGCAAAAGATGGGAGATGCAACTTAAAGGAGGAGGGCCAACACCATACTGCAGAGGAGCAGATGGACGAGCAGTGCTTCGTTCAAGTGTTCGTGAGTTTTTAGCGCAGGAATATATGCAGTCACTCGGAGTACCAACATCACGCTCTCTCACACTGTATGTCTCTAAATCTGAAACAGTCCGCAGGCCTTGGTATACAAAAGACTCCAATTCAATCGATCCAGACATATTGGTAGAAACACCAGCTGCAATCTCAACAAGAGTCGCACCATCATTTTTACGGGTAGGTCAGATAGAACTCTTTGCACGTAGAGTACGAAACAATGAGCATCAAGATGCAATGAAAGAGCTCGAGATGATTGTGAAGCACTTAATCGTAAGAAATTACAAGGAAGAAATTGACCCGACCCTTAGCTTTAGCAATCAAGTCGTCGAGCTCGCAAGGTCATTCCGAGAACGACTAACATCATTAGTAGCTAATTGGATACGGATTGGCTACTGCCAAGGCAATTTCAACAGTGACAACTGTGCTGCAGGAGGTTTCACTCTCGACTACGGTCCATTTGGATTTTGCGAACTCTTCGATCCCAGATTCCAACCTTGGACAGGAGGTGGTGAACATTTTGCATTCTTTAACCAACAAGTTGCTGCCGCAGCAAATTATCAAATGTTTTGGGGGGCGATTCGACCTCTGGTTACCGGCAACGCAAAGGCACTTGACAGGCTAGATAACATTCGCGATGGATTTACTACAGTAATGAATCAGAAAATGGAGAACATGTGGACAAAGAAACTAGGCCTAGGCACGTATGACGCACCACTAGTAAATGAAATGCTACAGCTCATGGTTCACACAAAGGTCGACTACACAATCTTTTTCCGAAAACTTTCAAGTATTCCAAAAACACTTAAAGATTTAAAAGATAGTTTCTATTTACCAATTTCAGAAGAGATTGAGACCAAATGGATTAATTGGCTAAAAAGCTGGCGGAAGCACGTAATTAAGAGCGGTGATCAAAATGAAATATCAGCAAAAATGAAACGCATTAACCCAAAATACACATGGCGGGAATGGCTGATCACACCTGGATACGAAATAGCAGAGAAAGGCGACTATGGTCTCATTAAGGAACTACAAGCTGTTTTAGACAAACCATACGAGGAACAATCATTAGAGGTACAGAAAAAATATGACAGACTCAAGCCCAAGAAATACTTTGGAGCCGGTGGGGTTTCCCATTACAGCTGTTCCTCATGA